In Kitasatospora sp. NA04385, a single genomic region encodes these proteins:
- a CDS encoding ABC transporter permease: protein MPRGRLRLAAARLRASRGASAGLVVLVLLFLLAFAGPYLTPWDYAAPDYTSLRQPPSGTHWFGTNGLGQDVFAQTVRGLQKSLVIGLLVALLSTGLASLVGACAGYFGGWTDRVLTFLVDLLLIFPAFLVIAVLSPRLRGSGWIAFVLLLAVFNWMVTARVVRSMTRSLREREFVAAARYMGVGPFRIIWRHVLPNVSSFLIIDATVTVGGAVMSEAALSYFGFGVRPPDVSLGTLLAAGAADAPVFPWLFYFAAGLLVLFVLAVNLVGDGLRDALDPTAAAGRPRPRRETRRRRTRPTDTPSRRSTP from the coding sequence GTGCCCCGGGGACGGTTGCGGCTGGCCGCAGCCCGGCTGCGGGCCTCGCGCGGGGCGTCGGCCGGGCTGGTCGTGCTGGTGCTGCTGTTCCTGCTGGCCTTCGCCGGACCGTACCTGACGCCCTGGGACTACGCCGCCCCCGACTACACCAGCCTGCGCCAACCCCCGTCCGGCACACACTGGTTCGGCACCAACGGGCTCGGCCAGGACGTGTTCGCGCAGACCGTCCGCGGCCTGCAGAAGTCCCTGGTGATCGGCCTGCTGGTGGCCCTCCTCTCCACCGGCCTGGCCTCGCTGGTCGGCGCCTGCGCCGGGTACTTCGGCGGCTGGACCGACCGGGTGCTGACCTTCCTGGTCGACCTGCTGCTGATCTTCCCGGCCTTCCTGGTGATCGCGGTGCTCTCGCCCCGGCTGCGCGGCAGCGGCTGGATCGCCTTCGTGCTGCTGCTCGCCGTCTTCAACTGGATGGTCACCGCCCGGGTGGTCCGGTCGATGACCCGCTCGCTGCGCGAGCGCGAATTCGTCGCCGCCGCCCGGTACATGGGCGTCGGACCGTTCCGGATCATCTGGCGGCACGTGCTGCCGAACGTCTCCTCCTTCCTGATCATCGACGCCACCGTGACCGTCGGCGGCGCCGTGATGAGCGAGGCCGCGCTCTCCTACTTCGGCTTCGGCGTCCGGCCGCCCGACGTCTCGCTCGGCACCCTGCTGGCCGCCGGGGCCGCCGACGCGCCCGTCTTCCCCTGGCTGTTCTACTTCGCCGCCGGGCTGCTGGTGCTGTTCGTGCTCGCCGTCAACCTGGTCGGCGACGGCCTGCGCGACGCCCTCGACCCGACGGCCGCCGCCGGACGCCCCCGCCCCCGCCGCGAAACCCGTCGGCGCCGCACCCGACCCACCGACACCCCCTCGCGCCGGAGCACCCCATGA
- a CDS encoding ABC transporter permease, protein MTRYLAGRLGYYAALLTAAVFLSYALTGTALGPRAYFEAKQPRPSAASVDRQLTALNLNDRTPVVERFGTWANGLLHGDLGRTIHGTPVNDEFGRRIWVSLRLLLVGTLLGMLLGVAAGAWSAVRQYRLSDRALTVLSFVLLSTPVFLLALLLKNGAIAAKDAAGHEVVPFTGYETPNLAGGIGAHLADWALHLLLPTLTLALGGLAAYSRYQRATMLDVLGADYLRTAEAKGLTRGRALLKHGLRTAVIPMTTMFAYAFLGLFTGAAFTETVFGWHGMGEWFIQAVNEQDVNSVAAVNLFAAVAVLAAGFLADALHAALDPRVRAA, encoded by the coding sequence GTGACGCGATACCTCGCGGGGCGGCTCGGCTACTACGCCGCCCTGCTGACCGCAGCGGTGTTCCTCTCGTACGCCCTCACCGGCACCGCGCTCGGCCCCCGCGCCTACTTCGAGGCCAAGCAGCCGCGGCCCTCCGCCGCCTCCGTGGACCGGCAGCTGACCGCGCTCAACCTCAACGACCGCACCCCCGTGGTCGAACGCTTCGGCACCTGGGCGAACGGCCTGCTGCACGGCGACCTCGGCCGCACCATCCACGGCACCCCCGTCAACGACGAGTTCGGCCGCCGGATCTGGGTCTCGCTGCGGCTGCTGCTGGTCGGCACCCTGCTCGGCATGCTGCTCGGCGTCGCCGCCGGGGCCTGGAGCGCGGTGCGCCAGTACCGGCTCTCCGACCGGGCGCTGACCGTGCTCTCCTTCGTGCTGCTCTCCACCCCCGTCTTCCTGCTCGCCCTGCTGCTCAAGAACGGCGCGATCGCCGCCAAGGACGCCGCCGGGCACGAGGTCGTCCCGTTCACCGGCTACGAGACGCCCAACCTGGCCGGCGGGATCGGCGCCCACCTCGCCGACTGGGCACTGCACCTGCTGCTGCCCACCCTCACGCTCGCCCTCGGCGGCCTCGCCGCCTACAGCCGCTACCAGCGCGCCACCATGCTCGACGTGCTCGGCGCGGACTACCTGCGCACCGCCGAGGCCAAGGGGCTCACCCGCGGCCGCGCCCTGCTCAAGCACGGCCTGCGCACCGCCGTCATCCCGATGACCACCATGTTCGCCTACGCCTTCCTCGGCCTGTTCACCGGCGCCGCCTTCACCGAGACCGTCTTCGGCTGGCACGGCATGGGCGAGTGGTTCATCCAGGCCGTCAACGAACAGGACGTCAACTCCGTGGCCGCGGTCAACCTCTTCGCCGCGGTGGCGGTCCTCGCCGCCGGCTTCCTCGCCGACGCGCTGCACGCCGCGCTCGACCCCCGGGTGCGTGCCGCGTGA
- a CDS encoding ABC transporter family substrate-binding protein: MRTPPATSRSGRAAAAALTVLLAATACSSAGGSGGDVAKTVSPTVDAEDDNPQPPENVKDGGELRLPLQQWITQWNPYQVDGRYGDAVEIMGYVEAKLFRVDPKGVYHPDPSYLVSAEVTSTSPQVVTYKLNPKAVWSDGTPLSYRDFAAVWKTSNGKDPAYNIADPSGYEQISAVEQGADPSEVKVTFAEPYADWQNLFNPLLPAAGISAPQDFNDGWVERTPLFGGPFVVANADKTAQTVTLTPNPRWWGPKPKLDRITYRVLDAAAITQSFLNNEIDLASAGTATAYGQLKDAPDAAIRTGTPWDEVHISFGGNGPLADQKVRQALGRALDRASLIKIANKGVPVEFKPLGNHLFMTNQNGYRDNSADWASYDPATAKKWLDEAGWKDAGGVRSKDGQPLELHYVLNDGSNQAQIDLATAAQNMLQQVGVKLTVDKVPSKEYFTKYINQGKFDLASWRNTDSFPLSQTVAIYRAPQGDNVFGNYSKLSTPEIDGLLRKAAATLDPAQAAELYNQADAKIWELGHTLELYQRPSIVAVRKGLANYGASSLASTVITSVGWQK; this comes from the coding sequence ATGCGCACACCGCCCGCCACCAGCCGGTCCGGCCGCGCCGCCGCCGCGGCCCTCACCGTCCTCCTCGCCGCGACCGCCTGCAGTTCGGCGGGCGGCTCCGGCGGCGACGTGGCCAAGACCGTGTCCCCCACCGTGGACGCCGAGGACGACAACCCGCAGCCGCCGGAGAACGTCAAGGACGGCGGCGAGCTGCGGCTGCCGCTCCAGCAGTGGATCACCCAGTGGAACCCGTACCAGGTCGACGGCCGGTACGGGGACGCGGTGGAGATCATGGGCTACGTGGAGGCCAAGCTCTTCCGGGTCGACCCCAAGGGCGTCTACCACCCCGACCCCTCGTACCTGGTCTCCGCCGAGGTCACCTCCACCTCGCCGCAGGTGGTCACGTACAAGCTCAACCCGAAGGCGGTCTGGTCCGACGGGACCCCGCTGAGCTACCGGGACTTCGCGGCGGTCTGGAAGACCTCCAACGGCAAGGACCCGGCGTACAACATCGCCGACCCCTCCGGCTACGAGCAGATCTCCGCCGTCGAGCAGGGCGCGGACCCGAGCGAGGTCAAGGTCACCTTCGCCGAGCCGTACGCCGACTGGCAGAACCTGTTCAACCCGCTGCTGCCCGCCGCCGGGATCTCCGCCCCGCAGGACTTCAACGATGGCTGGGTGGAGCGGACCCCGCTCTTCGGCGGCCCGTTCGTGGTCGCGAACGCCGACAAGACCGCGCAGACCGTCACCCTCACCCCGAACCCGCGCTGGTGGGGCCCGAAGCCCAAGCTGGACCGGATCACCTACCGGGTGCTGGACGCCGCCGCGATCACCCAGTCGTTCCTGAACAACGAGATCGACCTGGCCTCGGCGGGCACCGCCACCGCGTACGGCCAGCTCAAGGACGCCCCCGACGCGGCGATCCGCACCGGCACCCCCTGGGACGAGGTGCACATCTCCTTCGGCGGCAACGGCCCGCTCGCCGACCAGAAGGTCCGCCAGGCGCTCGGCCGGGCGCTGGACCGCGCCTCGCTGATCAAGATCGCCAACAAGGGCGTGCCGGTGGAGTTCAAGCCGCTCGGCAACCACCTGTTCATGACCAACCAGAACGGCTACCGCGACAACTCCGCCGACTGGGCGTCCTACGACCCGGCCACCGCGAAGAAGTGGCTGGACGAGGCGGGCTGGAAGGACGCGGGCGGCGTCCGCAGCAAGGACGGGCAGCCGCTGGAGCTGCACTACGTGCTGAACGACGGCTCCAACCAGGCGCAGATCGACCTGGCCACCGCCGCGCAGAACATGCTCCAGCAGGTCGGCGTCAAGCTGACCGTCGACAAGGTGCCCAGCAAGGAGTACTTCACCAAGTACATCAACCAGGGCAAGTTCGACCTGGCCAGCTGGCGCAACACCGACTCCTTCCCGCTCTCCCAGACGGTGGCGATCTACCGCGCGCCGCAGGGCGACAACGTGTTCGGCAACTACTCGAAGCTCAGCACCCCCGAGATCGACGGCCTGCTGCGCAAGGCGGCCGCCACCCTCGATCCGGCGCAGGCCGCCGAGCTGTACAACCAGGCCGACGCGAAGATCTGGGAGCTCGGCCACACCCTGGAGCTCTACCAGCGCCCCAGCATCGTCGCCGTCCGCAAGGGCCTGGCCAACTACGGCGCCAGCAGCCTGGCCAGCACCGTGATCACCTCGGTCGGCTGGCAGAAGTGA
- the pip gene encoding prolyl aminopeptidase: protein MSAIPLDDLLHPPTTPYDRGFLDTGDGNRVYYEQLGNPDGKPALYVHGGPGAGTPDRPTRAWDPARYRLIRYDQRNCGRSTPHGSDPAADMALNTTRHLIDDMERLRTHLGVERWLLDGASWGCTLILAYAQQYPERVSEIVLQAVTTTRRAETDWLYHRVSAFKPEAWDRFRAAVPEHAWDGDVYALLAAYARRMEHPDRAVRAAAADAWLAWEDAVVSDEPNGVPGMYSAREADARIAFVRICARFFSRGAWLAEDQLLRGANRLAGIPGVLVHGRYDMGSPVQTAWELAKAWPDARLHVFDDSGHVGGEAMRRTVFEALEEFKRH from the coding sequence ATGTCTGCGATCCCCCTGGACGACCTCCTGCACCCGCCGACCACCCCCTACGACCGCGGGTTCCTCGACACCGGCGACGGCAACCGCGTCTACTACGAGCAGCTCGGCAACCCCGACGGCAAACCCGCCCTGTACGTGCACGGCGGCCCCGGCGCGGGCACGCCGGACCGGCCGACCCGGGCGTGGGACCCGGCGCGCTACCGGCTGATCCGCTACGACCAGCGCAACTGCGGGCGCAGCACCCCGCACGGCAGCGACCCGGCGGCGGACATGGCGCTGAACACCACCCGGCACCTGATCGACGACATGGAGCGGCTGCGCACGCACCTGGGCGTCGAGCGCTGGCTGCTGGACGGCGCCTCCTGGGGCTGCACGCTGATCCTGGCGTACGCGCAGCAATACCCGGAGCGGGTCAGCGAGATCGTCCTCCAGGCGGTCACCACCACCCGCCGGGCCGAGACCGACTGGCTCTACCACCGGGTGTCGGCCTTCAAGCCCGAGGCCTGGGACCGCTTCCGGGCCGCCGTCCCCGAACACGCCTGGGACGGCGACGTGTACGCCCTGCTGGCCGCCTACGCGCGCCGGATGGAGCACCCCGACCGGGCGGTGCGGGCCGCCGCCGCCGACGCCTGGCTGGCCTGGGAGGACGCGGTGGTCTCGGACGAGCCGAACGGCGTCCCCGGGATGTACAGCGCCCGGGAGGCGGACGCCCGGATCGCCTTCGTCCGGATCTGCGCCCGCTTCTTCAGCCGCGGCGCCTGGCTGGCGGAGGACCAACTGCTGCGCGGCGCAAACCGGTTGGCGGGCATCCCGGGCGTGCTGGTGCACGGCCGGTACGACATGGGCTCCCCGGTGCAGACCGCGTGGGAGCTGGCGAAGGCGTGGCCGGACGCCCGGCTGCACGTCTTCGACGACTCCGGGCACGTCGGCGGCGAGGCGATGCGGCGGACGGTGTTCGAGGCCCTGGAGGAGTTCAAACGGCACTGA
- a CDS encoding discoidin domain-containing protein: MHLAATGQGVRWTNTTGGPVSAVNLRASIPDSATGGGTTATLDLYVDGVFRQALNLNSKQSWFYEGGDGHYNGSDQNPADGDPRAFFDEAHTFVTGAPIAPGSTLELRKDAANTAAHYDIDVLDAENPPPPAARPAGSLSITDCGAVASTTPTNGSAAPDAVDSTAAIQNCIDRAQAQQRTLWIPPGTFYLRGTTGLSAKGITIVGAGQWYSTIYRDVPLPNSTPLAALFNLTSTHVQGFHLDSDSTSREMVDGGGGAMDTTGDGWSADGIWSQHVESGYWASGTNGSVRNARVTAVWADGINVNNVSLGNSVGSDITADNNFVRGTGDDGMAVNSVNYNTDGNGNRTYYTPMARITMTRNTIVAPWGGKGIGVYGGSGHLIEHNLISDTARYIGLGAGRFGVNGSDLLGATLNANTVVRSGGNGYGQGQPALHVGNGGDGQNTGVVDRVTVTGNTVLNALYDGVGLSASTNTLMRGNTVTAPGRNGFVVAPPFYPAPTGSAALTDNTVTGLSAAGATAYRNNSPAFTVTASGNSWGSGTGSPEAPYGGTPAAVPGTVQAEDYDTGGPGTGYFVNTVNGTANGYRADGVDLEAITDTGGGYGLGWTSGGQWQRYTVDVATAGTYTLTLRYAAPAAVTGALHLANATGANLTGAVDLPATGDWQTWADATARLTLPAGRQVLTLVQDTGGWNLNSLRFQGTSAPPATDLAAGRPTAESSHTDVYGSGNLTDGNRNSYWESANNALPQWAQVDLGTTRQLSRAVLRLPAGWGARTQTLTLLGSTDGSTFTPLKASAPYLFDPAADNTVTVAFPAAQARYVRVQVTANTGWPAGQLSELQLWQQ; this comes from the coding sequence GTGCACCTGGCCGCCACCGGGCAGGGCGTGCGCTGGACGAACACCACCGGCGGGCCGGTCAGCGCGGTCAACCTGCGCGCGAGCATCCCGGACTCCGCGACCGGCGGCGGCACCACCGCGACCCTGGACCTGTACGTGGACGGGGTGTTCCGCCAGGCGCTGAACCTCAACTCCAAGCAGAGCTGGTTCTACGAGGGCGGCGACGGCCACTATAACGGCAGCGACCAGAACCCCGCCGACGGCGACCCGCGCGCCTTCTTCGACGAGGCGCACACCTTCGTCACCGGCGCCCCGATCGCCCCCGGCAGCACCCTCGAACTGCGCAAGGACGCCGCCAACACCGCCGCCCACTACGACATCGACGTGCTGGACGCGGAGAACCCGCCGCCGCCCGCCGCCCGGCCCGCCGGGTCGCTGTCGATCACCGACTGCGGCGCCGTCGCGAGCACCACCCCGACCAACGGCTCGGCCGCGCCCGACGCCGTCGACTCCACCGCCGCCATCCAGAACTGCATCGACCGGGCCCAGGCCCAGCAGCGCACCCTGTGGATCCCGCCCGGCACCTTCTACCTGCGCGGCACCACCGGGTTGAGCGCGAAGGGCATCACCATCGTCGGCGCCGGCCAGTGGTACTCCACGATCTACCGGGACGTCCCGCTGCCCAACAGCACGCCGCTGGCCGCCCTGTTCAACCTGACCTCCACCCACGTGCAGGGCTTCCACCTGGACTCCGACTCCACCAGCCGGGAGATGGTCGACGGCGGCGGCGGGGCGATGGACACCACCGGCGACGGCTGGAGCGCCGACGGCATCTGGAGCCAGCACGTCGAGTCCGGCTACTGGGCCTCGGGCACCAACGGCAGCGTCCGCAACGCCCGGGTGACCGCCGTCTGGGCCGACGGCATCAACGTCAACAACGTCTCGCTCGGCAACTCGGTGGGCAGCGACATCACCGCCGACAACAACTTCGTCCGCGGCACCGGCGACGACGGCATGGCCGTCAACTCGGTGAACTACAACACCGACGGCAACGGCAACCGGACGTACTACACGCCGATGGCCCGGATCACCATGACCCGCAACACGATCGTCGCGCCCTGGGGCGGCAAGGGCATCGGCGTCTACGGCGGCAGCGGCCACCTGATCGAGCACAACCTGATCTCCGACACCGCCCGGTACATCGGGCTCGGTGCGGGCCGCTTCGGCGTCAACGGCAGCGACCTGCTCGGCGCCACCCTGAACGCCAACACCGTGGTCCGCTCCGGTGGCAACGGCTACGGCCAGGGCCAGCCCGCGCTGCACGTCGGCAACGGCGGCGACGGCCAGAACACCGGGGTGGTCGACCGCGTCACCGTCACCGGCAACACCGTGCTGAACGCGCTGTACGACGGCGTCGGCCTCTCCGCGTCCACCAACACCCTGATGCGCGGCAACACCGTCACCGCGCCCGGCCGCAACGGCTTCGTGGTCGCCCCGCCGTTCTACCCGGCGCCCACCGGCTCGGCCGCCCTCACCGACAACACCGTCACCGGCCTGAGCGCCGCCGGAGCCACCGCCTACCGCAACAACTCGCCCGCCTTCACCGTCACCGCGAGCGGCAACAGCTGGGGCAGCGGCACCGGCAGCCCCGAAGCCCCCTACGGCGGCACGCCCGCCGCCGTCCCCGGCACCGTGCAGGCCGAGGACTACGACACCGGCGGCCCCGGCACCGGCTACTTCGTCAACACCGTCAACGGCACCGCCAACGGCTACCGGGCCGACGGCGTCGACCTGGAGGCGATCACCGACACCGGCGGCGGCTACGGCCTCGGCTGGACCTCCGGCGGCCAGTGGCAGCGCTACACCGTGGACGTCGCCACCGCCGGGACGTACACCCTCACCCTGCGGTACGCCGCGCCCGCCGCCGTCACCGGCGCCCTGCACCTGGCCAACGCCACCGGCGCGAACCTCACCGGCGCCGTCGACCTGCCCGCCACCGGCGACTGGCAGACCTGGGCCGACGCCACCGCCCGCCTCACCCTGCCGGCCGGGCGCCAAGTGCTCACGCTGGTCCAGGACACCGGCGGCTGGAACCTCAACAGCCTCCGCTTCCAAGGCACTTCCGCCCCGCCCGCCACCGACCTGGCCGCCGGCCGGCCCACCGCCGAGTCCTCGCACACCGACGTGTACGGCTCCGGCAACCTCACCGACGGCAACCGCAACAGCTACTGGGAGAGCGCCAACAACGCCCTCCCGCAGTGGGCCCAGGTCGACCTCGGCACCACCCGGCAGCTCTCCCGCGCCGTCCTGCGGCTGCCCGCCGGCTGGGGCGCCCGCACCCAGACCCTCACCCTGCTCGGCTCCACCGACGGCAGCACCTTCACCCCGCTGAAGGCGTCCGCGCCCTACCTCTTCGACCCGGCCGCCGACAACACCGTCACCGTCGCCTTCCCCGCCGCCCAGGCCCGCTACGTCCGGGTCCAGGTCACCGCCAACACCGGCTGGCCGGCCGGACAGCTCTCCGAACTCCAGCTCTGGCAGCAGTAG